The Nitrospira tepida genome includes a window with the following:
- a CDS encoding OB-fold nucleic acid binding domain-containing protein codes for MRIGLWQAIVGIGVLAVALGGKPVSAADQTIPIGEIISNPAGFHRKLVRIQGRVHAIGARSGRDVTAQSLCGQDFDLEDDTGSIRVVYLVRCQGDAAKTEPARDGKVVQVEALIEAPPDNVKTSSGTEFTATALARQILPAAP; via the coding sequence GTGAGAATAGGCCTGTGGCAGGCGATCGTGGGTATCGGAGTCTTGGCTGTTGCTCTTGGCGGGAAACCGGTCTCGGCGGCGGACCAGACCATCCCGATCGGAGAAATTATCTCAAACCCGGCCGGCTTTCATCGTAAGCTTGTCCGAATTCAGGGACGAGTGCATGCCATCGGAGCGAGGTCGGGCAGAGATGTCACGGCTCAATCGCTCTGTGGCCAGGACTTCGACCTGGAAGACGACACGGGATCGATCAGAGTGGTGTATCTCGTGCGATGTCAGGGCGATGCCGCCAAGACCGAGCCGGCCCGAGATGGAAAGGTCGTGCAGGTCGAAGCGCTGATCGAAGCGCCGCCTGATAACGTCAAAACCTCGAGCGGAACTGAATTCACCGCCACGGCGCTCGCCAGACAGATTCTACCCGCCGCTCCGTGA